The Desulfococcus multivorans DNA window CCAGTGTCGCCAATCGGCCCGACAAACCCTATTCCTACACCAATAATTTTCCTTACGACCCCATGGCCGGTAATCATTTGACCGGCGATGCAGTGCTCTGGAGCGCCCTTAGCGTCATCATGCTGCTGGCCGGACTGGCGCTGGTCCTGGTGGCCTTCGGGAAATTCGACTATCTCGGATGGAAAGGCGGCCCTGAAGGGGGGTACCCCCAGCTTCTCGCCGGCGAACCGACTCCCGGCCAGAAGGCCACCATCAAGTATTTTGCCGTTGTCGCGCTGCTCTTCCTGGCCCAAGTCCTGATCGGCGGTGCACTGGCGCACTATCGAGCCGAACCCGGAGATTTCTATGGAATTGATCTGGCCCAGTTCCTGCCCAGCAACATTCTGAGGACCTGGCATCTCCAGTTGGCCATCTTCTGGATTGCCACCGCCTATGTGGCAGGCGGCCTTCTGCTGGCCTCCTCCCTGAATCCTGAAGAGCCCCGTGGTCACGCGACCGGGATCCATATCCTCTTCTGGGCACTGGTGGTGCTGGTTGTGGGGAGCCTTCTGGGGGAATTTTTCGGCCTCCGCCAGATTTTTGGTTCCCTCTGGTCCTGGTTCGGGCACCAGGGCTGGGAATTTCTCGAGTTGGGCCGATTCTGGCAGATCATTCTGGTGGTGGGCTTCAGCTTCTGGCTCTGGCTCCTATACCGGGGTGTCGCGCCCGCTCTCAAGGATCCGAAACGCCGGGAGATCACCCAACTTTTTTTGCTGGGGGCCGCCGCCATTCCGATCTTTTACCTGCCGGCCTTCTTTTTCGGGACCACCGATAATTTCACGGTGGTTGACATGTGGCGTTTCTGGATCATCCATCTATGGGTCGAGGGTTTTTTCGAGTTGTTCGTCACGATTCTGGTAGCACTCACGTTCTATCAGATGGGCGTCGTGAGGCGCATTACCGTGGTGCGGATCATCTATCTGGACGCGATCCTCTTCCTGTCGGGAGGTATCATCGGTACGGCCCACCACTGGTACTGGACGGGGCAGACCAATTTCACCATGGCCCTGGCGGCCATGTTCTCTGCTCTTGAGGTGGTACCTCTCACCCTCTTGACCCTCGATGCCTGGGATTTTGTCAAGCTGACCGGGACCCCCACCGTCGAAGGCGTTGAACAAAGGACCATACATCACAAATGGGCATTCTATTTTCTCATGGCCGTAGGATTCTGGAACTTCGTTGGCGCGGGTATCTTCGGCTTCCTGATCAACATGCCGGTGGTCAGTTATTTCGAGGCCGGCACCATCCTGACGTTGAACCACGGACATGCCGCCCTTCTGGGGGCGTTCGGTATGCTGGCCATGGCCCTTTTGGTCATGGGGTTGCGCCACGTGCTCACGGACGCCCAATGGATCCTGCCGGAAAAACTGGTCAAGCTCTCCTTCTGGGGAATGAACATCGGCCTCGCGCTGATGGTTCTGACCAACCTGTTTCCCGAAGGGATTCTTCAGATCTGGGATGTCCTGGAAAACGGCTACTGGCATGCCCGAAGCCTGGAGTTCATGGGGCAGGACCGAATCCGGATGATGGAATGGATCAGTATGCCCTCCCACCTGATTCTGATCCTTCTGGGGGCTGTGCCCATGGCCGCCGCAGCCGCATGGACCTACCTGACCGTTCGGAAAGCGTGACGAGATCGCCGTCGGGATCCATCGAATGCCGGGAAACCCGACGGCTTTTATGAGGGGACGATTGACGATACAGCCCCAGGCGCCTATTTTAATATAATCGCAACCTTCGAATTTCACAGGCCGGTGCCGGTCACCATCATGAAAGTCGAAGGCTGAGTATAGATCCACGATTCCTTTCCCCTTGTGCCATCATAACGCCGCTGCAAAGGAGAACAGACATGAATCTCAGCACGACCTATCTGGGCATCCCGCTTCAAAATCCCATTATTGTCGGCAGCTCCGGCCTGACCGACAGCGTCGAAAAAATTCAGAAAATCGAACAAGCCGGGGCCGGGGCCGTTGTTTTGAAGTCGATTTTCGAAGAGGAGATCGTCTTCGAGTATGAGGATATCCTGAAAGAAGCCGAATCGCTCGGCATCAATACGGATCAGTTTGATTATTACGATTTCCACCTCAAGGGGAAAAAGCTGAACCGGTATATCGATCTCATCAAGGCATCCAAAAAAACGGTGTCCATTCCGGTGATCGCGAGCATCAATTGCGTCTACTCCCACGAATGGGTCGCTTTTGCCCGCCGGCTTCAGGATGCCGGCGCTGACGCCGTCGAACTGAACATGTTTTTCCTGCCATCTGACTTGAGTCGATCCCATCAGGATTTGGAGCACATGTATTTCAACGTCATCGAAAAAGTCCTGAAAACCGTTTCCATTCCGGTCGCTCTCAAGATCAGTTATTATTTTTCAAGCCTGGGGCAGATGATCCAGAAACTTTCCCAATCGGGCGTTAGCGGTCTGGTATTGTTCAACCGTTTTTTCAGCCCCGACTTCGACATTGAGCATCTGAAAATAAAGCCCTCTTTTGTTTTCAGCACACCCGCGGATCTGGCGGTTTCCCTGAGGTGGATCGCCATGATGAGCCAACGGGTCAATTGTGACCTCGCCGCCTCAACCGGCGTCCACGACGGCAACGCCGTGATCAAACAGCTTCTGGCCGGCGCTCAGGTCGTCCAGGTCGTCTCCGCCCTCTATCAGAACGGGATAGATTATCTGCAGGAGATGATCGCGGCCCTGAAAAACTGGATGGCCGCGCACGAATATTCCCGTCTCTCGGATTTTCAGGGGAAACTCAGCCAGGCTAAAGCCGACAACCCGGCGGTCTATGAGCGGGTTCAGTTCATGAAATACTTCAGCTGATGTCTGCATCCTCAGCCGGGAAGGACGTTTGACGAACACTCTTCAAAGGCTTATTTTCACCGAGTTGGGCGTTTTTATGCGATTCGAAAAAACGCCGACACGACCACAACCGCTATGCAGATATGAAAGGAGAGACTGTCATGAAGACCCTTTACGCTGTTCTGATATCAGCGATGCTGGCCTTAACCCCCGGGGGCGCATGGGCTGCCGAATCCGACTCCGGTCATGGCGCCATGACCGGCGGGATGGATCTGAAAAAATACGAGATTCGTTTCAACAGCATTGACACCGACGGCGACGGCGCCCTCAACTGGTCGGAGTACAACGACCATTTCGGCGACAAGGACCGCAAAATATTTGATGCATTGGACACCGATGACAGCGGCCTTGTCGAACAAAAGGAATGGCATGACTTCAAGGCGGCTCACGGAATGGCCGGGCCCCAGAAAAACGGAAAAGGTCGATATCATCAGGCCGACCTGCCGGACCCGGCGCCCTACATGATCCCTATTGGGCAAATCGACAAGAACGGGGATAACGCACTCAGCCGGGAAGAATTCCAGAGCCGCTTCCCCGAATCGGACAAATCGATCTTCGATGCCGTTGACGTGAACCAGGACGGCAGCATCAGCCAAGGTGAATGGCATGAATTCAAGGCCGCCCACGGGAAGGAAAAGCGCTATCATCATAAATCCGGCAGTTAGAGGCCTGTTCGCCGGCCGATACGGCGGCACCGGATGTCCGGTGCCGCAGCGGCTTTAGACCGGCGCGTCCACCTTGATGCGGCTGCTCACGCAGGCATGGCAAGAGCCGGACCGGATCCGAGCTGCATCCGAAAGGGACAGCACGCCGGTTATTCGGGACGGATCCTCCCTGAAGGCAAAAATACGATGGATCTGGGAAAAAATCAGTTTCCGGATCGCGGTCTCCAGATATTCCGTCTCTTCGCAGGATCGGACCGGCGAGGTCATGATGGCCTGGGCGGGAGCGCCCGGATCACAACCATGCTTGTAAGCCAGGACCAGGTCTGTTTTGGAAACCACGCCTACCCCCCGCCCCCGGTCGTCGGTAATCAGAACAGCACCCATCCGATATTCCGACAAGCTCTCCATCAGTTGAACAAGCGGCGCGTCCGCCCCATGGGAGCGGACCGACGCGGTCATGACCTCTTTCACCCGGAACCGAAGAATCGGATCTTCGCCTGTTTTGTCGGTTCGACGCAACCTGCTGAACTTGCACTGATGACAATATTGGTAAAGGATGCCCACGATGTCGGGATAGGCGATCACCCCTGCCGGTTTGCCGCCGCTCCCTCGGACATAGAGACGGTAGACCCCGTGATGCCGCATCTTCTCCAGGGCCGCCTCGAGCGTATCCGCCATTCGGCAGAAAAGCGGCGGAGAAACCATGACGTCCGCCACATGTGAATCGATGGGAAGGCCCGCGTAATAGGCTCCCATTACATCCGTTTTGGAAACTACGCCCATGCAGGCCATGTTTTCTTCATTGACAACCAGAATCGCATTCACCTTGAACTTGATGAATCGATTGACGGCAGCCCCCAGGTTGGCCTCCGTGGGCAGAAAGATCACCTGCCGTCGCATGGTCTCCTGCACGGTCAATTCCGACAGGATAGTGTTTTTTTGGATGATGCCCATGATTCGACCCCCTTGCGCCGTAAGTTCCACGTGGAACATCCACAGAAGGGTTGTCGGCGAGACAAGCCCCATCGTACCGGCTCGCTACATCATCTTGTCGACCAGATGGTAAAACAGATCGGATATATAGACGATCCCCACGATCCTGTTGTCGTGAATCACCGGTATCCGGCGAATGTGTTTCTTGATCATGATGTCGAGTACCGCCATGAGGTGGGTGTCGGGCGTAATGGAGATGACTTCGGTGGTCATGATGTCGCCCACGAGAATGGTTCCGGCACGACGGCAGGCGTCGTCCACCAGACCGACGATATCCACATCGTCCATCCCCCCCCAGATATGAACATGCTTGGGTTGGATAAAGAGAAGGATATCGTACATGGAGAGCATACCGACCATGCGGCCGATCGAGTCCGTGACAAGCATCCCGAAAATTTTACGCCCCTCGGATTCGGTTGCTGCCTTGAAGGATCTGACCGCTTCGGAAATAGGCATCTCCGGCGTCAGGGTATGAAACCGGGGCGTCATGACATCTTTGGCGGTGACGTTCATGGCGGTTCCTGCCGAATTGGATGTTATTATCTGGCACGACAAGGTACCAAAAACCCCTTCGCCTGTCAAACGTTCATCCCCAGAAACCCTATCGCTTATAACCCATTAACCTGAGCAGACCGGCCTTCGAAAGGCTTTTCTTCACCAGGTTGGACATAACGCTTGCTGTAAAGACGATAGTTGTATATTCTAATAAGTTTAGATTGTGGGTTGCGTTTCCCGTAACATTTTTTTTAACCTTGCAATAACGTCAGTTTTCAGACGGTTTCCAAAAACCGGTCGAAATTCAAGCCTGCAAACGCCGAGAAGCCCCGTCGCACAAAAAAAGAGTCCCGGTTGAGGGGCGTCTCGGAGCATGAATAGCGAACGTTTTCGAAACCGCCAATCACGGAGGTTTATAGATGGCCATAGAGACCAAGGAACAGTTCATGGAAAGGATGATGGCGGAAGAAAAACCCAAATGCCCCCATTGCGGCCAGGAGATGAGCGTCTGGGAGGTCCCGCCTATCAACTACAGCGATGGATTGGGCTGGGGCGTTCCATACCTCTTCGTCTGCTTCAACGACGACTGCCCTCTCTATACAAATGGGTGGCAGAATATCGAGGAGAATTACGGTCATCTCGCCTCGTACCGCTGCATCTGTTATCTGGGGGCGGAAAGCTTCGAGTGCATGCCCGTATTCAGCCCCGTCGGCGGAACAGGCCAGATCATCGACAACCAGGAGATGCTCCAGGAAGAAATGCTGAAGGAGAACATCAAGAAGGGTTTTTCAATCCTCGCTGACTGCTATGTCAATGAAAACACAGTTGATATTCTCAGATTGCTTCTGGATTCGGGTCAGCCGGTCCGAGTCCGTCTCAAGGCTGCTGAAATGATCGGTGATATCGGACCGGTAGATGCCGTCGATGCCCTGAAAAACGCTCGCTTCGGCAACGAAAAACTCCAGGAAACCGTCCATAAAGCGGTTCAGAAGATCCACGAACGTCACTTCACCCGGGAGTGTCCGTTTTGTGCAGAAATCATCAAAAGCCGGGCAAGGATCTGCAAGCACTGCGGCAAGGAGGTGGCGGGAAAATAATGTCCGCGACCCTATCCGCCTGGACCAGGCGCTCCCGGGAGACAGGGTTCACCCCTCACGTGCTGATGAAAAACGCCCATATCCAATCCATCGCCGCCGGCATCAAGCTTCGGCGGCTCTGGATACGGCACAGGGCCAGGCACTTTCTTGCACGATCCCGAACAATCATTCTGGATTGCGGAAACGACGTCCGACTCCAGGGGACCCACACACCCCAAACGGACGGCAGCCGGGGAATGGTCATCCTCATCCATGGATGGGAGGGCAGCAGCGAGTCGACCTATATGATATCAAGCGCCGCTCGGCTTTATGACCGGGGCTTCGATATCTTCCGGCTAAATCTCCGGGACCACGGGCCGACACACCACCTCAACCCCGGCCTCTTTCACTCCTGCCGAATCGAAGAGGTGATCGGCGCGGTCAAAGCGGTACAGGAACGCTTTTTTTGCCGACGCCTCTTCGTGGGGGGCTTCTCGCTGGGAGGCAATTTCGCTCTGAGGATCGCGGCCGGAGCCGCCGAAGCGAACATGTCCATCGACCGCGTGGTCGCCGTCAGTCCGGTCCTGAATCCGCTACGAACCATGGCGGTTCTCGAGAACGGCCTCCGGATCTACCACGACTATTTCATGAAGAAATGGCGACGCTCACTCGAAATCAAGCGCCGCTGCTTTCCTGAGACGGAAGGGCTCGATAATTTATCCCGTCTCAGGACATTGTGGGAGATGACCGCCTATTTCGCGCCGAGACATACAGGCTTTCCCGACGCCCGCACCTATCTGAACGGCTATGCCCTTACAGGCGACGCTCTCAGAGAGCTTACCGTGCACTGCCATCTCATCGCCAGCGAGGATGATCCGATGATTCCTGCAAAAGATCTCCATGGGCTACCCGCATCCGATCGGCTTCTCATCGAACGAACCCGGTACGGCGGACACTGTGGGTTTTTGCAAAATCTCAGCATGGACAGTTGGGCTGTCACGCGAATGGCCGATATCTTCACTTTGTCGGCAAGTGGTCAAGGTTACTGACGTCGATCCGCAACAGGTACACCATCAATGGCATCGGACTTGGTTCGCTCGAAAAGCGCATCCGTCAAAAAAGGATCAGAAACAGACACCGTTAACCTGAAAATGCCCTCTCCTTCTCGGCACTCCCTGGAATCAGAGTTCCTCGGTTTCGGAAAAATGACGCCATCCCGCAGGCGGAAACGGCCTGACCTCCCCCCCTTGGACGACCGTCATGCGGCCATCCGAAGTCATCTTCCCGATGTGATATAGAGGATGATGAAATCGGGCCATAAACGCCTGGGCGACTGCGGCGGCCTTTGTCGGATCCACCGTGCACGCCAACACATAATCCTCTCCTCCGGAAAGCGCATAGTCAACGGCATCAAACCCAAACCGGCGACAGAACGTCTTCAGATTTTCCGAGATGGGAAGACGACCCGCGTCGATGCGGACACCCAGTCCGGAAGCACGCGCCACGTGCACGAGATCCGAGCTGAGGCCGTCGCTGATGTCGATAGCCGCCCGCACTGCTCCGGATTTGCCTAAAAACCGCCCTTCTGCCAGATGAGGTCGCGGACGGTGGTGAGCGCTCAGAAGTTCCATAAAGGCATCCGAATCCGCCGGAAGGCGATTCCTGAGCAGGTGGAGACCCGCTCGGCTGTCGCCCACTGCGCCGGTGACGAAAAGGCAGTCTCCGGGTCGGGCGCCCCCTCGCCTAAGCATTTCCCGCTCATGAACCGCCCCCACCACAGCGACATTGATAATCAGATCCGACCGAGATCCCGTGGTATCTCCCCCCAGGATGTTGACGCCGAATTCCCCGGCCAGAGATATCATCCCCCGATATATCCCCTCGACGTACGCGAGAGCGCAGTCTCCGGGGACGGCAATGCTGACGAAAGCTTCCCGAGCCGTCCCTCCCATCGCGGCGATGTCGCTCAGATTGACCGCCAGGGCTTTGTGTCCAAGATCTTCGGGCGATGTACCATTCCTCAAAAAATGGACGCCTTCCACCAAGAGATCGGTAGTGACCAGTGCCACTTGGCCGTCGGGCACGATAAAGGCCGCAGCGTCGTCGCCGATGGGCAACCTCACGCCTTCGGGTCGAATCAGACAACCCCGCTGAATTCTCCGGATAAAGCCGAACTCGCCGATGTCCTTGAATTCCATCAAGCCTCCTCGATTCTGACCCCAATCCGAACCGCCTCCGGTGTCATAGCGTAAAGGACGTC harbors:
- a CDS encoding nitric-oxide reductase large subunit, encoding MAEQHSHPVSLSVWWRRSVFLVFVVGMAVLGFMSVQAYRHAPPIPEQVIGADGQTIFTRQDIEEGQEIFLKYGLMQNGSIWGHGAYLGPDFSAQYLHELSMDAGEVLARQKFDNGLAELDSEQRLLIDAAIPALLKENRYNPKTRQLTFLDIEAASFQRQITFWTDYFSRPTGNIGLPTRYISDSEDIRRLTAFFAWTAWASVANRPDKPYSYTNNFPYDPMAGNHLTGDAVLWSALSVIMLLAGLALVLVAFGKFDYLGWKGGPEGGYPQLLAGEPTPGQKATIKYFAVVALLFLAQVLIGGALAHYRAEPGDFYGIDLAQFLPSNILRTWHLQLAIFWIATAYVAGGLLLASSLNPEEPRGHATGIHILFWALVVLVVGSLLGEFFGLRQIFGSLWSWFGHQGWEFLELGRFWQIILVVGFSFWLWLLYRGVAPALKDPKRREITQLFLLGAAAIPIFYLPAFFFGTTDNFTVVDMWRFWIIHLWVEGFFELFVTILVALTFYQMGVVRRITVVRIIYLDAILFLSGGIIGTAHHWYWTGQTNFTMALAAMFSALEVVPLTLLTLDAWDFVKLTGTPTVEGVEQRTIHHKWAFYFLMAVGFWNFVGAGIFGFLINMPVVSYFEAGTILTLNHGHAALLGAFGMLAMALLVMGLRHVLTDAQWILPEKLVKLSFWGMNIGLALMVLTNLFPEGILQIWDVLENGYWHARSLEFMGQDRIRMMEWISMPSHLILILLGAVPMAAAAAWTYLTVRKA
- a CDS encoding dihydroorotate dehydrogenase-like protein, with amino-acid sequence MNLSTTYLGIPLQNPIIVGSSGLTDSVEKIQKIEQAGAGAVVLKSIFEEEIVFEYEDILKEAESLGINTDQFDYYDFHLKGKKLNRYIDLIKASKKTVSIPVIASINCVYSHEWVAFARRLQDAGADAVELNMFFLPSDLSRSHQDLEHMYFNVIEKVLKTVSIPVALKISYYFSSLGQMIQKLSQSGVSGLVLFNRFFSPDFDIEHLKIKPSFVFSTPADLAVSLRWIAMMSQRVNCDLAASTGVHDGNAVIKQLLAGAQVVQVVSALYQNGIDYLQEMIAALKNWMAAHEYSRLSDFQGKLSQAKADNPAVYERVQFMKYFS
- a CDS encoding EF-hand domain-containing protein, with translation MKTLYAVLISAMLALTPGGAWAAESDSGHGAMTGGMDLKKYEIRFNSIDTDGDGALNWSEYNDHFGDKDRKIFDALDTDDSGLVEQKEWHDFKAAHGMAGPQKNGKGRYHQADLPDPAPYMIPIGQIDKNGDNALSREEFQSRFPESDKSIFDAVDVNQDGSISQGEWHEFKAAHGKEKRYHHKSGS
- a CDS encoding CBS domain-containing protein — its product is MGIIQKNTILSELTVQETMRRQVIFLPTEANLGAAVNRFIKFKVNAILVVNEENMACMGVVSKTDVMGAYYAGLPIDSHVADVMVSPPLFCRMADTLEAALEKMRHHGVYRLYVRGSGGKPAGVIAYPDIVGILYQYCHQCKFSRLRRTDKTGEDPILRFRVKEVMTASVRSHGADAPLVQLMESLSEYRMGAVLITDDRGRGVGVVSKTDLVLAYKHGCDPGAPAQAIMTSPVRSCEETEYLETAIRKLIFSQIHRIFAFREDPSRITGVLSLSDAARIRSGSCHACVSSRIKVDAPV
- a CDS encoding HPP family protein, which translates into the protein MNVTAKDVMTPRFHTLTPEMPISEAVRSFKAATESEGRKIFGMLVTDSIGRMVGMLSMYDILLFIQPKHVHIWGGMDDVDIVGLVDDACRRAGTILVGDIMTTEVISITPDTHLMAVLDIMIKKHIRRIPVIHDNRIVGIVYISDLFYHLVDKMM
- a CDS encoding zinc ribbon domain-containing protein; its protein translation is MAIETKEQFMERMMAEEKPKCPHCGQEMSVWEVPPINYSDGLGWGVPYLFVCFNDDCPLYTNGWQNIEENYGHLASYRCICYLGAESFECMPVFSPVGGTGQIIDNQEMLQEEMLKENIKKGFSILADCYVNENTVDILRLLLDSGQPVRVRLKAAEMIGDIGPVDAVDALKNARFGNEKLQETVHKAVQKIHERHFTRECPFCAEIIKSRARICKHCGKEVAGK
- a CDS encoding YheT family hydrolase codes for the protein MSATLSAWTRRSRETGFTPHVLMKNAHIQSIAAGIKLRRLWIRHRARHFLARSRTIILDCGNDVRLQGTHTPQTDGSRGMVILIHGWEGSSESTYMISSAARLYDRGFDIFRLNLRDHGPTHHLNPGLFHSCRIEEVIGAVKAVQERFFCRRLFVGGFSLGGNFALRIAAGAAEANMSIDRVVAVSPVLNPLRTMAVLENGLRIYHDYFMKKWRRSLEIKRRCFPETEGLDNLSRLRTLWEMTAYFAPRHTGFPDARTYLNGYALTGDALRELTVHCHLIASEDDPMIPAKDLHGLPASDRLLIERTRYGGHCGFLQNLSMDSWAVTRMADIFTLSASGQGY
- the thiL gene encoding thiamine-phosphate kinase, which encodes MEFKDIGEFGFIRRIQRGCLIRPEGVRLPIGDDAAAFIVPDGQVALVTTDLLVEGVHFLRNGTSPEDLGHKALAVNLSDIAAMGGTAREAFVSIAVPGDCALAYVEGIYRGMISLAGEFGVNILGGDTTGSRSDLIINVAVVGAVHEREMLRRGGARPGDCLFVTGAVGDSRAGLHLLRNRLPADSDAFMELLSAHHRPRPHLAEGRFLGKSGAVRAAIDISDGLSSDLVHVARASGLGVRIDAGRLPISENLKTFCRRFGFDAVDYALSGGEDYVLACTVDPTKAAAVAQAFMARFHHPLYHIGKMTSDGRMTVVQGGEVRPFPPAGWRHFSETEEL